The following proteins are encoded in a genomic region of Mycobacterium sp. 155:
- a CDS encoding NAD kinase — MTCERTILLVVHTGRDEATEVARRVEKVLGDNGIGLRVLSAEAVDRGPLHLAPDYMRALGVDIEVVDADECAAESCELVLVLGGDGTFLRAAELARLAEIPVLGVNLGRIGFLAEAEAEAIDHVLDRVISRDYRIENRMALDVTVRVGDNVINRGWALNEASLEKGPRLGVLGVVLEVDGRPVSAFGCDGVLVSTPTGSTAYAFSAGGPVLWPDLEAILVVPNNAHALFDRPMVTSPDASIAIEVEAGGHDALVFCDGRREMVLPAGGRLEVTRCRTSLKWVRLDSAPFTDRLVRKFRLPVTGWRGK, encoded by the coding sequence ATGACCTGTGAGCGCACGATACTGCTGGTGGTGCACACCGGTCGGGACGAGGCCACCGAGGTGGCCCGCCGGGTCGAAAAAGTACTGGGAGACAACGGTATCGGTTTGCGCGTGCTGTCGGCCGAGGCGGTTGACCGCGGACCGCTGCACCTGGCGCCCGACTACATGCGTGCGCTCGGCGTCGACATCGAGGTGGTCGACGCCGACGAATGCGCCGCCGAGAGTTGCGAACTGGTGCTGGTCCTGGGCGGCGACGGTACCTTCCTGCGGGCCGCCGAATTGGCGCGCCTTGCGGAGATCCCGGTGCTGGGAGTGAACCTCGGCCGCATCGGATTCCTTGCCGAGGCCGAGGCCGAGGCCATCGACCACGTGCTCGACCGCGTCATCAGCCGGGACTACCGGATCGAGAACAGGATGGCCCTCGACGTGACAGTGCGCGTCGGTGACAACGTCATCAATCGCGGTTGGGCGCTCAACGAGGCAAGCTTGGAAAAAGGTCCACGGCTCGGTGTACTCGGAGTGGTTCTCGAGGTGGACGGTCGGCCGGTGTCGGCGTTCGGCTGCGACGGCGTGCTGGTGTCCACGCCCACCGGGTCCACGGCCTACGCATTCTCTGCGGGCGGTCCGGTGCTGTGGCCGGACCTGGAGGCCATCCTGGTGGTGCCCAACAATGCCCACGCGTTGTTCGACCGGCCGATGGTCACGAGCCCGGATGCTTCGATCGCCATCGAAGTCGAAGCGGGTGGTCATGACGCCCTCGTGTTCTGCGACGGCCGCCGGGAGATGGTGCTGCCTGCGGGCGGGCGGTTGGAAGTGACCCGCTGCCGGACGTCGCTCAAGTGGGTGCGGCTCGACAGCGCCCCGTTCACCGACCGGCTCGTGCGCAAGTTCCGGCTGCCGGTTACGGGTTGGCGGGGGAAGTAG
- the xerD gene encoding site-specific tyrosine recombinase XerD: METQIQGYLDHLTIERGVAANTLSSYRRDLRRYAEHLTQHGIDDLAKVAETDVSDFLVALRRGDPDAGVAALSAVSAARAVVAVRGLHRFAAAEGLTELDVARAVRPPTPSRRLPKSLTLDEVLALLDAAGGESEADGPLTLRNRALLELLYSTGARISEAVGLDVDDIDTHARSVLLHGKGGKQRLVPIGRPAVSALDAYLVRGRPDLARRGRGTPAIFLNARGGRLSRQSAWQVLQDAAARAGITSAVSPHTLRHSFATHLIEGGADVRVVQELLGHASVTTTQIYTMVTVHTLREVWAGAHPRAR, encoded by the coding sequence TTGGAGACCCAGATACAGGGCTACCTCGACCATTTGACCATCGAACGAGGTGTTGCAGCCAACACGTTGAGCTCCTACCGGCGCGATCTGCGCCGGTACGCCGAGCACTTGACCCAGCACGGCATCGACGATCTGGCCAAGGTGGCCGAGACCGACGTCAGTGATTTTCTGGTCGCGCTGCGCCGCGGTGATCCCGATGCCGGCGTGGCCGCGCTCTCGGCGGTATCCGCGGCCAGGGCGGTCGTCGCGGTCCGCGGCCTGCACCGGTTCGCCGCCGCGGAAGGACTGACCGAACTCGACGTCGCTCGGGCGGTCCGGCCGCCCACCCCGAGCCGCCGATTGCCCAAGAGCCTGACGCTCGACGAGGTGCTGGCGCTGCTGGATGCCGCCGGGGGCGAGAGTGAGGCGGACGGCCCGTTGACGCTGCGCAACCGCGCGCTGCTGGAGCTGCTGTACTCGACCGGGGCCCGCATATCCGAAGCGGTCGGGCTCGACGTCGACGACATCGACACCCACGCCCGGTCGGTGCTGTTGCATGGAAAGGGCGGCAAGCAGCGGCTCGTTCCGATCGGCCGCCCGGCGGTCAGTGCGCTCGACGCCTATCTGGTACGCGGACGGCCCGATCTGGCACGCCGCGGCCGTGGCACCCCGGCTATCTTCCTCAACGCCCGCGGCGGCCGGCTTTCGCGGCAGAGTGCGTGGCAGGTACTGCAGGATGCGGCCGCGCGTGCCGGGATCACCTCGGCGGTGTCGCCCCACACGCTGCGGCACTCATTCGCGACGCACTTGATCGAGGGCGGTGCCGACGTGCGTGTCGTACAGGAACTGCTGGGGCACGCTTCGGTGACCACCACGCAGATCTACACCATGGTCACCGTGCATACCCTGCGCGAGGTGTGGGCCGGGGCGCATCCGCGCGCCCGCTAG
- a CDS encoding copper transporter translates to MISLRAHAISLAAVFLALAVGVALGSGLLSNTVLSGLRDDKQELQHQIDSLTEDKNALNQKLNAAGEFDALLAPRMVRDALKDKSVVVFRTPDAADGDVDAIARIIGQAGGTVSGEVSLTSEFVEANSADKLLSVVNSPIVPAGKQLNTAALDQGSQAGDLLGMTLLIDKNPTVPPVDDTQRNTVLTALRDTGFLSYSGHIGTANTAVIVTGGALGDDGGNRGATVARLAAGLAPHGSGVVLVGRDGSASGTGPVAVVRSDDGLAGAVSTVDDADSSAGQITSVLALGELAAGGKPGQYGTGRGASSVTLPQ, encoded by the coding sequence GTGATTTCGCTACGCGCACATGCGATCTCGTTGGCGGCGGTGTTCCTCGCGCTGGCCGTCGGGGTAGCGCTCGGGTCCGGGCTGCTGTCCAACACGGTGCTGTCCGGATTGCGTGATGACAAACAGGAACTCCAGCATCAGATCGACTCTCTCACCGAAGACAAGAACGCTCTCAACCAGAAGCTCAACGCTGCAGGGGAATTCGATGCGCTACTGGCCCCACGGATGGTGCGTGACGCGCTCAAGGACAAATCTGTGGTGGTGTTTCGTACACCGGACGCCGCCGATGGCGATGTCGACGCGATTGCGCGCATCATCGGACAAGCCGGCGGCACCGTCAGTGGCGAGGTATCGCTGACGAGCGAGTTCGTCGAGGCCAACTCCGCCGACAAACTGCTGTCGGTCGTCAACTCGCCGATCGTGCCTGCCGGCAAGCAGCTCAACACGGCTGCTCTCGACCAGGGCTCGCAGGCAGGCGACCTGCTCGGCATGACGCTGCTGATCGACAAGAACCCGACGGTTCCGCCGGTCGACGACACTCAGCGAAACACCGTGCTGACCGCGCTCCGCGACACCGGGTTCCTGAGCTACAGCGGGCACATCGGCACGGCCAACACCGCGGTGATCGTGACGGGCGGCGCGCTCGGTGACGACGGCGGCAACCGGGGCGCCACTGTGGCGCGGTTGGCGGCCGGCTTGGCTCCGCACGGGTCCGGGGTGGTTCTGGTCGGCCGGGACGGATCGGCATCCGGTACGGGTCCGGTTGCCGTGGTCAGGTCCGACGACGGTCTGGCCGGCGCGGTCAGCACCGTCGACGACGCCGACAGCAGTGCCGGTCAGATCACCAGCGTGTTGGCTCTCGGAGAACTCGCGGCCGGAGGCAAGCCGGGGCAATACGGCACCGGCCGTGGTGCGTCGTCGGTCACCCTGCCGCAGTAG
- a CDS encoding TlyA family RNA methyltransferase encodes MARRARVDAELVRRGLARSRQQAAELIAAGRVRIDGMPAVKPATAIMLDANIVVAQSEERSWVSRGAHKLIGALDTFGLDVSGRRCLDAGASTGGFTEVLLDRGAVEVVAVDVGYGQLAWSLRSDDRVRVIERTNVRELTADAIGGPVDLVVADLSFISLATVLPALTACAGPGADIVPMVKPQFEVGKDRVGAGGVVSDPQLRVEAVCTVARRAAELHWHAVGVTASPLPGPSGNVEYFLRLRADTDESLHGESLEQAVRRAVEEGPQ; translated from the coding sequence GTGGCTCGTCGGGCTCGTGTTGATGCCGAGTTGGTGAGACGTGGGTTGGCCCGGTCCCGCCAGCAGGCCGCAGAGTTGATCGCCGCCGGTCGGGTGCGTATCGATGGCATGCCCGCAGTGAAGCCGGCCACCGCCATCATGCTGGACGCCAACATCGTCGTCGCCCAAAGCGAAGAACGCAGCTGGGTGTCTCGCGGGGCCCACAAGCTGATCGGTGCCCTCGACACGTTCGGGCTGGACGTTTCCGGGCGGCGGTGCCTGGATGCCGGCGCATCGACCGGGGGATTCACCGAGGTCTTGTTGGACCGAGGTGCCGTCGAGGTCGTCGCGGTAGATGTTGGGTACGGCCAGCTGGCCTGGTCTCTGCGCTCCGATGATCGGGTCCGGGTGATAGAGCGCACGAATGTCCGTGAGCTGACGGCCGACGCCATCGGCGGGCCGGTGGATCTCGTCGTTGCCGACTTGTCGTTCATATCCCTGGCGACGGTCCTGCCAGCGCTCACCGCATGCGCCGGGCCCGGTGCCGATATCGTTCCTATGGTCAAGCCCCAGTTCGAAGTCGGTAAGGACCGGGTCGGGGCCGGCGGGGTGGTGTCCGATCCGCAATTACGGGTCGAGGCGGTGTGTACGGTCGCCCGAAGGGCGGCGGAGCTGCACTGGCATGCTGTCGGCGTGACGGCGAGCCCGCTGCCCGGACCATCGGGCAATGTCGAATACTTTCTGCGGCTGCGTGCTGATACGGACGAGTCGCTGCACGGTGAATCGCTCGAGCAGGCGGTACGCCGGGCGGTCGAGGAGGGCCCGCAATGA
- the steA gene encoding putative cytokinetic ring protein SteA: protein MRMSALLARNASSRPGITGTARVDRDIDRLLRRVGAGDIVVLDVQDLDRITADALVEANVAGVVNASPSISGRYPNLGPEVLVANGVMLIDEAGPEIFKKVKDGSRVRLHNGGVYAGDRRIALGTERTDHEIHDLMHEAKSGLVAHLEAFAGNTIEFIRSESPLLIDGIGIPDIDVDLHRRHVVIVAEEADAAADLKALKPFIKEYQPVLVGVGVGADVLRKAGYRPALIVGDPDKLSVEVLRCGAQVVLPADADGHAAGLERIQDLGIGAMTFPAAGSATDLALLLCDHHGASLIVTAGYTANIEEFFDRSRQASNPSTFLTRLKVGEKLVDAKAVATLYRSRVSGGAIALLVLAMLVAVIVALWVSRTDTAVLDWVVNYWHQFTAWVQSLIN from the coding sequence ATGAGGATGTCAGCGCTGCTTGCCCGCAATGCCAGCTCGCGCCCGGGGATTACAGGAACTGCCCGGGTGGACCGCGACATCGACAGGTTGCTGCGGCGTGTCGGAGCCGGGGACATCGTCGTCCTCGACGTCCAGGATCTCGACCGGATCACTGCTGATGCGCTGGTCGAGGCCAACGTCGCCGGGGTCGTCAACGCGTCCCCCTCGATTTCGGGCCGCTACCCCAACCTCGGCCCGGAGGTGCTGGTAGCCAACGGCGTGATGCTCATCGACGAGGCCGGCCCCGAGATCTTCAAGAAGGTCAAGGACGGCTCGCGCGTGCGGTTGCACAACGGCGGCGTCTACGCCGGTGACCGGCGCATAGCGCTGGGTACCGAACGCACCGATCACGAGATCCACGACCTCATGCACGAGGCCAAGAGCGGGTTGGTGGCACATCTCGAGGCGTTCGCCGGGAACACGATCGAGTTCATCCGAAGTGAGAGCCCGTTGCTCATCGACGGCATCGGGATCCCCGATATCGACGTCGACTTGCACCGCAGGCACGTGGTCATCGTCGCAGAGGAAGCCGACGCGGCCGCCGACCTCAAGGCGCTCAAGCCGTTCATCAAGGAGTATCAGCCGGTCCTCGTCGGCGTCGGAGTCGGCGCCGATGTGCTGCGCAAGGCCGGCTACCGGCCTGCGCTCATCGTCGGCGACCCGGACAAATTGAGTGTCGAGGTGCTGCGCTGCGGCGCCCAGGTGGTGTTGCCAGCCGACGCAGATGGCCACGCCGCCGGACTTGAGCGCATCCAGGATCTCGGGATCGGTGCGATGACGTTCCCGGCTGCCGGGTCAGCTACCGACCTCGCGTTGCTGCTCTGCGACCACCACGGTGCATCGCTGATCGTCACCGCCGGCTACACCGCCAACATCGAGGAGTTCTTCGACCGCTCGCGCCAGGCCAGCAACCCGTCGACCTTCCTGACCCGGCTCAAGGTAGGGGAGAAGCTGGTCGACGCCAAGGCGGTGGCAACTCTCTATCGCAGCCGGGTGTCCGGCGGGGCCATTGCGCTGCTGGTGCTGGCCATGCTGGTCGCCGTCATCGTCGCGCTGTGGGTGTCGCGGACCGACACCGCAGTGCTCGACTGGGTGGTCAACTACTGGCACCAATTCACCGCGTGGGTGCAGAGCCTGATCAATTAG
- a CDS encoding CTP synthase: MPALRKHPYTTTKHLFVTGGVVSSLGKGLTASSLGQLLTARGLQVTMQKLDPYLNVDPGTMNPFQHGEVFVTEDGAETDLDVGHYERFLDRDLSGSANVTTGQVYSTVIAKERRGEYLGDTVQVIPHITDEIKNRILAMAEPDAHGHRPDVVITEIGGTVGDIESQPFLEAARQVRHDVGRENVFFLHVSLVPYLAPSGELKTKPTQHSVAALRSIGITPDALILRCDRDVPEPLKNKIALMCDVDVDGVISTPDAPSIYDIPKVLHREELDAYVVRRLNLPFRDVDWTEWDDLLRRVHDPQETVRIALVGKYIDLSDAYLSVAEALRAGGFKHRAKVEMRWVASDDCETESGAAAALSDVHGVLIPGGFGIRGIEGKLGAISYARKRRLPVLGLCLGLQCIVIEAARTVGITGANSAEFDPATPDPVISTMADQQDAVSGEADLGGTMRLGAYPAVLQPGSVVAQAYGATEVSERHRHRYEVNNAYRDRIAQSGLRFSGTSPDGHLVEFVEYAPEIHPFLVGTQAHPELKSRPTRPHPLFAAFIGAALTYKAEERLPGMDLPESYTDEGDPDSLNHSLETSEIRG, translated from the coding sequence TTGCCCGCCTTACGCAAGCACCCGTACACCACCACCAAGCATCTCTTCGTCACCGGTGGTGTGGTGTCGTCGCTCGGAAAGGGTCTGACCGCGTCCAGCCTCGGTCAGCTGCTGACCGCGCGGGGACTGCAGGTGACCATGCAGAAGCTCGACCCCTACCTCAACGTCGACCCGGGCACTATGAACCCGTTCCAGCACGGCGAGGTCTTCGTCACGGAGGACGGCGCCGAAACTGATCTCGACGTCGGCCACTACGAGCGGTTCCTGGACCGTGACCTGTCCGGCTCGGCCAATGTGACCACGGGCCAGGTTTATTCGACGGTCATCGCCAAGGAACGCCGTGGTGAGTATCTCGGTGACACGGTCCAGGTGATCCCGCACATCACCGACGAGATCAAGAACCGCATCCTGGCCATGGCAGAGCCCGACGCGCACGGGCATCGGCCCGACGTGGTCATCACTGAGATCGGCGGCACGGTCGGCGACATCGAATCGCAGCCCTTTCTGGAGGCGGCCCGCCAGGTCCGCCACGACGTGGGTCGCGAGAACGTCTTCTTCCTGCATGTGTCGCTGGTTCCCTACCTCGCGCCGTCAGGTGAACTGAAAACCAAGCCGACCCAGCATTCGGTCGCCGCCCTGCGCAGCATCGGTATCACTCCCGACGCACTGATCCTGCGCTGTGACCGCGACGTTCCCGAGCCGCTCAAGAACAAGATCGCGCTGATGTGCGATGTCGACGTCGACGGCGTGATCTCCACACCCGACGCCCCCTCGATCTACGACATTCCAAAGGTGCTGCACCGCGAGGAGCTGGATGCCTACGTGGTGCGCCGGCTGAACCTGCCCTTCCGCGACGTCGACTGGACCGAATGGGACGACCTGCTGCGCCGCGTTCACGACCCGCAGGAAACCGTGCGGATCGCCTTGGTGGGCAAGTACATCGACCTTTCCGACGCTTATCTGTCGGTCGCCGAGGCACTGCGCGCCGGCGGCTTCAAGCACCGCGCCAAGGTGGAGATGCGATGGGTTGCCTCCGACGACTGCGAGACCGAGAGCGGCGCCGCCGCGGCCTTGTCCGACGTCCACGGCGTGCTGATCCCTGGAGGATTCGGTATCCGCGGTATCGAAGGCAAGCTCGGCGCCATCAGCTACGCCCGCAAGCGGAGGCTGCCGGTGCTGGGACTGTGTCTCGGACTGCAATGCATCGTGATTGAGGCCGCGCGGACCGTCGGCATCACCGGTGCGAACTCCGCCGAGTTCGATCCGGCTACACCCGACCCGGTGATCTCCACGATGGCCGACCAGCAGGACGCAGTGTCCGGCGAGGCCGACCTCGGCGGCACCATGCGCCTCGGCGCGTACCCGGCGGTCTTACAGCCCGGATCGGTGGTGGCACAGGCCTATGGAGCCACCGAAGTGTCCGAGCGCCACCGCCACCGGTACGAGGTCAACAACGCCTACCGGGACCGGATCGCCCAGAGTGGCCTGCGGTTCTCCGGGACATCCCCCGACGGTCACCTGGTCGAGTTCGTCGAGTATGCCCCCGAGATTCATCCGTTCCTCGTCGGCACCCAGGCGCATCCGGAACTCAAGAGCAGGCCCACCCGGCCGCACCCGTTGTTCGCGGCGTTCATCGGCGCGGCGCTGACCTACAAGGCCGAGGAACGGCTGCCCGGCATGGACCTGCCCGAGTCGTACACCGACGAGGGTGACCCGGATTCCTTGAACCATTCTCTGGAGACATCGGAAATCCGTGGCTGA
- a CDS encoding tetratricopeptide repeat protein, producing the protein MVGDKQGGGERRPRRVSGGQGQRRQSAPRSSGPNRARAAQPQTSEERGSDAPSLSSDIEAKQLAPEIRRELVTLDKATADYVARHLVAAGNLLDEDPETALAHARAARNRAGRLAAVREAVGIAAYHNGDWAQALAELRAARRMGSKSVLLPMIADCERGIGRPERAIELARSAEAAAFTGDDADELRIVTAGARSDLGQFEQALAILSTPPLDPTRTGQTAARLCYAYADTLLALGRTEEALQWFITTAAADVEGVTDAEDRITELA; encoded by the coding sequence GTGGTCGGAGACAAACAAGGCGGCGGCGAGCGGCGGCCGCGGCGTGTATCAGGTGGCCAAGGCCAGCGCCGGCAGAGCGCTCCCCGCTCGTCCGGTCCGAATCGGGCGCGCGCAGCACAGCCGCAGACCTCAGAAGAACGCGGATCAGACGCCCCGTCGCTGTCCTCAGATATCGAGGCCAAACAGCTGGCGCCGGAGATCCGTCGGGAACTGGTGACCCTCGACAAAGCCACCGCCGATTACGTGGCGCGCCACCTCGTGGCTGCCGGCAATCTCCTGGATGAAGACCCGGAGACTGCGCTGGCACACGCCCGCGCGGCCCGCAACCGCGCAGGACGCCTTGCCGCAGTACGGGAGGCTGTGGGGATCGCGGCTTATCACAACGGCGACTGGGCCCAGGCGCTGGCCGAGTTGCGCGCGGCCCGCCGGATGGGCAGCAAATCGGTGCTGTTACCGATGATCGCCGATTGCGAGCGCGGTATCGGGCGTCCGGAACGCGCCATTGAGCTGGCTCGCAGTGCCGAGGCCGCCGCGTTCACCGGAGACGACGCCGACGAACTGCGCATCGTGACCGCGGGAGCCCGCTCCGATCTGGGCCAGTTCGAACAGGCCCTCGCGATTCTCTCGACACCCCCACTGGATCCGACTAGGACCGGTCAGACCGCAGCGCGGCTGTGCTACGCGTATGCCGACACGCTGCTGGCGCTCGGGCGTACGGAGGAAGCGCTGCAGTGGTTCATCACTACGGCGGCGGCCGATGTGGAGGGCGTGACCGATGCCGAGGATCGGATCACAGAACTGGCCTGA
- the recN gene encoding DNA repair protein RecN: MLAEIRIESLGAISAATAEFDRGLTVLTGETGAGKTMVVTGLHLLGGARADSTRVRSGSDRAVVEGRFSTTELGAEVALRVDELLETSGAVRDDDGTVIAARSVSRAGPSKAYLGGRSVPAKSLSSFTAEVLTLHGQNDQLRLMRPDEQRVALDRYADVDKLLTRYRRIRDEWQLARKDLADRRGRARELAQEADRLTFGINEIDAVAPQPGEDEAIVADIRRLSELDALREAAQAARVALSGALDDPSPDSVSAADGVGQAKSALESTDDASLQALGVRLAEAVAVISDVTAELGHYLSELPSDASTLEHKLARQAELRTLTRKYAADVDGVLAWARDAADRLAQLDVSEETLACLERRVAELEDRLAAAAGELTKVRTKAAKGLAKAVTAELAGLAMANAIFSITVVPMAARADDSAPVTLPDGTVVHAGHEGVDTVEFGFTAHRGADALPLTKSASGGELSRVMLALEVVLSASAEGTTMVFDEVDAGVGGRAAVQIGRRLARLARTHQVIVVTHLPQVAAYADAHLVVDAGDGRGKPSGVRRIDDDDRVAELARMLAGLGESDSGRAHARELLESAQQERSEP; this comes from the coding sequence GTGCTCGCGGAGATCCGAATCGAGTCGCTCGGCGCGATCAGCGCGGCCACCGCGGAGTTCGATCGTGGACTGACTGTATTGACCGGTGAGACCGGCGCCGGCAAGACCATGGTGGTCACAGGCCTGCATCTGCTCGGTGGTGCCCGCGCGGACTCCACCAGGGTGCGGTCGGGTTCAGATCGGGCCGTCGTCGAAGGGCGGTTCAGCACCACCGAACTCGGCGCTGAAGTGGCGCTGCGGGTCGACGAGCTGCTGGAGACCTCCGGCGCCGTTCGCGACGACGACGGCACTGTGATCGCCGCGCGTTCGGTCAGCCGGGCGGGGCCATCGAAGGCGTACCTCGGCGGCCGCAGCGTGCCGGCGAAGTCACTGAGCAGTTTCACCGCCGAGGTCCTCACGCTGCATGGCCAGAACGACCAGTTGCGTTTGATGCGTCCGGACGAGCAGCGCGTCGCCCTGGACCGGTATGCCGACGTGGACAAGCTGTTGACGCGGTATCGCCGAATCCGCGACGAGTGGCAGCTGGCACGTAAGGATCTGGCCGATCGCCGAGGACGGGCACGGGAACTGGCCCAGGAGGCCGACCGGCTGACCTTCGGGATCAACGAGATCGACGCCGTGGCCCCACAGCCCGGTGAGGACGAAGCCATCGTCGCCGACATCCGCCGACTTTCGGAACTCGATGCGCTGCGGGAGGCCGCGCAGGCGGCGCGGGTGGCGCTGTCCGGCGCGCTTGACGATCCGTCACCGGATTCGGTTTCGGCGGCTGACGGTGTGGGGCAGGCGAAATCGGCTTTGGAGTCCACCGACGACGCATCGCTGCAGGCATTGGGTGTCCGGCTGGCTGAAGCGGTCGCGGTGATCAGCGACGTGACTGCGGAGCTTGGTCACTATTTATCTGAGTTGCCCAGCGATGCAAGCACTTTGGAACACAAGCTAGCGCGGCAGGCCGAGTTGCGCACGCTCACCCGCAAGTACGCGGCCGATGTCGACGGTGTGCTGGCCTGGGCCCGTGATGCTGCCGACCGGTTGGCGCAATTGGATGTCTCGGAGGAGACGCTGGCTTGTCTGGAGCGCCGCGTCGCGGAATTGGAAGACCGGCTGGCGGCGGCGGCCGGCGAGTTGACCAAGGTCAGGACCAAGGCGGCGAAAGGGTTGGCCAAGGCGGTCACCGCGGAGCTTGCCGGACTGGCCATGGCCAATGCGATTTTCAGTATCACCGTGGTACCCATGGCTGCGCGAGCCGACGACTCCGCGCCGGTGACACTGCCCGACGGGACGGTTGTGCACGCCGGTCACGAAGGGGTCGACACCGTCGAGTTCGGCTTCACCGCGCACCGCGGTGCCGATGCTCTCCCGCTGACCAAGAGCGCGTCCGGGGGGGAGCTGTCGCGCGTCATGCTCGCCCTCGAGGTAGTGCTGTCCGCCTCAGCCGAGGGTACGACGATGGTGTTCGACGAGGTCGATGCCGGGGTGGGCGGACGTGCTGCGGTGCAGATCGGTCGTCGGTTGGCCCGGCTGGCCCGGACCCATCAGGTCATCGTCGTCACCCACCTGCCGCAGGTTGCGGCGTATGCCGACGCTCACCTTGTGGTCGACGCCGGTGACGGCCGCGGCAAGCCCAGCGGTGTGCGGCGCATCGACGACGACGACCGTGTCGCCGAACTGGCCCGCATGCTGGCGGGCCTCGGCGAGTCCGACAGCGGTCGCGCCCACGCCAGGGAACTACTGGAGTCCGCGCAGCAGGAGCGTAGCGAGCCGTAG
- a CDS encoding NUDIX hydrolase, with protein sequence MAEHDFDTLASETVYVGKIFALRADEVSMPGGKSARREVVEHYGAAAVVALDDDGNVVLVYQYRHPLGRRLWELPAGLLDVGREPPEVTAARELKEEVGLAAANWRTLVDLDSTPGFSDESVRIFLATGLTEVGRPEAHDEEADMRIERVPLAQAVSRIFSGEIVNSIAIAGILAAHAMPDTDSLRPVDAPWTDRPTAFRRRKGLQ encoded by the coding sequence GTGGCTGAACACGACTTCGACACGCTCGCAAGCGAAACCGTTTACGTCGGAAAGATTTTCGCTCTGCGGGCCGATGAGGTCAGCATGCCCGGGGGGAAGTCGGCCCGGCGCGAGGTCGTCGAGCACTACGGAGCGGCTGCCGTGGTCGCCCTCGATGACGACGGCAATGTGGTGCTTGTGTACCAGTATCGGCACCCGCTTGGTCGGCGGTTATGGGAGCTGCCCGCCGGGCTGCTGGACGTCGGCAGGGAGCCGCCCGAGGTGACTGCGGCACGAGAGCTCAAAGAGGAAGTCGGACTGGCGGCCGCGAACTGGCGCACGCTCGTCGATCTGGACTCCACGCCCGGGTTCTCCGACGAGAGCGTGCGAATCTTCCTGGCTACCGGGCTGACCGAAGTCGGCAGGCCCGAAGCGCACGACGAGGAAGCCGACATGCGCATCGAACGGGTTCCGTTGGCTCAGGCGGTATCCCGGATCTTCTCCGGTGAGATCGTGAATTCGATTGCGATAGCCGGGATTCTGGCCGCGCACGCGATGCCCGATACGGACTCGCTGCGCCCGGTTGACGCACCCTGGACTGATCGACCAACGGCATTCCGGCGTCGCAAAGGCCTGCAGTGA